The following proteins are co-located in the Plasmodium brasilianum strain Bolivian I chromosome 11, whole genome shotgun sequence genome:
- a CDS encoding fam-l protein yields MEQKIKTLLLINFVWIIVLPWTCHFNSNIIIFDISLDKYSKNRKKLVKRDYRLLGKYKHSMNSKVTCTRQEIPNTSFNNKNDICNNEKEVKTKVKESNRSSQGNT; encoded by the exons atggaacaaaaaataaagacaCTTTTACTGATTAATTTTGTTTGGATTATCGTTTTACCTTGGACATGTCATTTTAACAGTAATAtt attatatttgatatatcATTGGATAAGTATAgcaaaaataggaaaaaattagtaaaaagaGATTATCGATTACtaggaaaatataaacatagtATGAATTCAAAAGTTACATGTACAAGACAAGAGATACCTAATACTAGTTTTAACaacaaaaatgatatatgtaACAACGAGAAAGAGGTGAAAACAAAAGTGAAAGAATCAAATAGAAGTTCACAAGGGAATACATGA